From Spartinivicinus ruber, the proteins below share one genomic window:
- a CDS encoding SdiA-regulated domain-containing protein, giving the protein MNVVKKMWLVVGSLLLMGVGYWNNVDHHIGSFMLNVLTSEQEKKAAIWLPQYQAIIQSKVINCVDSNLSDITYNKQDQLFYLVVNSPTKVVVVNEQGECLNQVDLQLEDTEALVWVKDNQFIISEERKFKVSLLEINPESENGYQIKDSISLDFLKDKNLGLEALAYNTNSQSIITTKEKSPILFYEIVGLVKNSLNRSDIKIKWLFKKKRFDIDDLSGMYFHSKTGHTMLLSDESQMLVEINQKGSTLSYIDLEKGLYGFKSSIPQAEGITMDDNDNIYIVSEPNLFYKLSPAQ; this is encoded by the coding sequence ATGAATGTAGTAAAAAAGATGTGGCTGGTTGTAGGAAGCCTGTTGTTAATGGGCGTTGGTTATTGGAACAACGTTGATCACCATATTGGCAGCTTCATGCTTAACGTGTTGACATCAGAACAAGAGAAAAAAGCCGCCATCTGGCTCCCCCAATATCAAGCCATTATTCAGTCAAAAGTGATTAACTGTGTTGACAGTAACCTATCGGATATTACCTATAATAAACAAGATCAGTTATTTTACCTGGTGGTTAATAGCCCAACCAAAGTGGTAGTGGTCAATGAGCAGGGGGAGTGCCTCAATCAAGTTGATTTGCAATTAGAAGACACGGAGGCACTAGTGTGGGTAAAAGATAACCAGTTTATCATATCAGAAGAACGAAAGTTTAAAGTTTCACTGCTTGAAATTAATCCTGAGAGTGAAAACGGTTATCAAATTAAAGACAGTATCTCATTAGATTTTTTAAAGGATAAAAATTTGGGATTGGAAGCTTTAGCCTATAATACGAACAGCCAAAGTATTATCACAACTAAAGAAAAATCACCCATCTTATTTTATGAAATAGTGGGTTTAGTTAAAAATAGCTTGAATAGAAGTGATATTAAAATAAAGTGGCTTTTTAAGAAAAAGCGCTTTGATATTGACGATCTTTCTGGCATGTATTTTCATAGCAAAACAGGCCACACTATGTTATTAAGCGATGAGTCGCAAATGCTGGTTGAGATAAATCAAAAAGGCTCAACGTTAAGCTATATTGATCTGGAAAAAGGCCTGTATGGCTTTAAATCCAGTATCCCACAGGCAGAAGGGATAACAATGGATGATAATGATAATATTTATATTGTAAGTGAGCCTAACCTGTTTTATAAACTCTCACCTGCCCAGTAA